In a single window of the Elaeis guineensis isolate ETL-2024a chromosome 6, EG11, whole genome shotgun sequence genome:
- the LOC140858848 gene encoding uncharacterized protein, translating to MRTQANEVPKFENSEPAEDFAMHSWNEEQECTSMSHAAVLVSASDLKELESHGRFATESNQEKHNGWTDETMEAGYCLEKSIVENEISASQSQKGGSEEIPLLLESMKCLTDLSECYEYGAPGNSENNIGDLGVKTEVSKQNSFLYPDKTATGVVLGFERSVAETDENITRYQTTANQEIISKIGAGTQVSILEASSEESDKSPLLFHKKPMECKPPTLERSDSGKLKTPLLSLMKEEASDVKSLEKKVVVPKKDVDEAWQSPAKKFEATSPRGRAKHKSRSSLFSNCMCCTTAIN from the coding sequence ATGAGGACTCAAGCAAATGAAGTTCCAAAATTTGAAAACAGTGAACCAGCTGAGGATTTTGCAATGCACTCTTGGAATGAAGAACAGGAATGCACTTCCATGAGCCATGCTGCTGTCCTTGTTTCAGCTTCCGATCTCAAAGAACTCGAAAGCCATGGAAGATTTGCCACTGAATCAAATCAAGAAAAGCACAATGGATGGACTGATGAAACTATGGAAGCTGGCTACTGTCTTGAAAAATCAATTGTAGAAAATGAAATTTCAGCATCACAGTCACAGAAAGGAGGCAGTGAGGAAATCCCACTACTTCTAGAAAGCATGAAGTGTCTCACAGATTTATCTGAATGTTATGAATATGGAGCCCCGGGGAACTCAGAGAATAATATTGGTGATCTAGGAGTCAAGACTGAAGTATCCAAGCAAAATTCTTTTCTATATCCTGATAAGACTGCTACAGGTGTTGTTTTGGGGTTTGAAAGAAGTGTTGCTGAAACTGATGAGAACATTACAAGATACCAAACCACTGCAAATCAAGAAATTATCAGCAAGATTGGTGCAGGAACTCAAGTTTCAATACTTGAAGCAAGCAGTGAAGAATCCGATAAAAGCCCACTTCTATTCCATAAAAAGCCCATGGAGTGCAAACCTCCAACATTGGAAAGAAGTGACTCCGGGAAGTTGAAAACACCACTTCTCAGCCTCATGAAAGAGGAAGCTTCTGATGTGAAGTCGCTGGAGAAAAAAGTAGTAGTCCCAAAAAAGGATGTAGATGAAGCATGGCAATCTCCCGCCAAGAAATTTGAGGCTACATCTCCCAGAGGGAGAGCGAAGCACAAGTCTAGATCATCCCTTTTCAGCAACTGCATGTGCTGCACAACAGCAATAAATTAA
- the LOC105046610 gene encoding uncharacterized protein, which translates to MVSTYDDSSATDDNLIQKQMSEGREEEQIKSSLNTLSRNGETLTNLSVDLKNNKQEEPTSMSCKESFAGDIMEQRASNEDSAGSDRRCDELENERGERMNEGSVTKSDPILDNNIKEIPADESGSCGEGALINSNVVEQKYEENKRQQLPEFDIVANESTPVQQKNSLSNESINSVYLDAADSEIKSLIIEDDPEEVEKSPEMNPQMNGTSLNLTDDDDYKGTLEKETMKDDIEGESIASQLRAIDPNQEEKQESRDGGSEESVIEQAAQIDETKNIKSTQEKQQDYTSSLMSKEQNKYTEGEIKIVETGTIVSVIDYSVTDNKHEQITEHSNEGSYKENTDNKHEQNMEPSNEGSYKENKFEDNKSHEKALSELSSSLPDPVATLSIDMVNKSEDLNETQKSEEQITVECEDSDSETNALKDNDINGKRFFTLSSNLLDPVDTASKEMMKETETRKTAGESELLIDDQIKDDTASKEMTKETETRKTAGESELFTDDQIKDVPDATMSEEEQAYEINLETAPPAPLTEPSDVNNNLIPPHLGSQIKLIKLLSRYLS; encoded by the exons ATGGTATCAACTTATGATGACTCATCAGCAACAGATGATAATCTGATTCAGAAACAGATGTCTGAAGGAAGAG AGGAGGAACAGATCAAGTCATCACTCAACACTTTGTCTAGAAATGGAGAAACATTAACAAACCTATCAGTAGATCTAAAGAACAATAAACAGGAGGAACCCACCAGTATGAGTTGTAAAGAATCCTTCGCAGGAGACATAATGGAGCAGAGGGCTAGCAATGAGGACAGTGCAGGATCTGATAGAAGGTGTGATGAATTAGAAAATGAAAGGGGTGAAAGAATGAATGAAGGCAGTGTCACCAAATCCGACCCAATATtagataataatataaaagaaattcCAGCAGATGAGAGTGGATCTTGTGGAGAGGGAGCTTTGATAAACAGTAATGTagttgaacaaaaatatgaagaaaataaaaggcAACAACTTCCTGAATTTGATATAGTAGCAAATGAATCCACACCAGTGCAACAGAAAAATAGTTTGTCAAATGAATCAATCAACAGTGTTTATTTGGATGCTGCTGATTCTGAAATTAAAAGTTTGATCATAGAAGATGATCCAGAAGAGGTTGAAAAATCACCCGAGATGAACCCACAGATGAATGGCACGAGCCTAAATCTCACTGACGATGATGATTATAAGGGGACATTAGAAAAAGAAACAATGAAGGATGATATTGAAGGTGAGAGTATTGCTTCCCAACTTAGAGCCATAGATCCCAATCAAGAAGAAAAGCAGGAAAGCAGGGATGGCGGATCAGAAGAATCAGTGATTGAGCAGGCAGCTCAAATTGATGAGACAAAAAACATTAAGAGCACACAAGAAAAGCAACAAGATTACACATCAAGTTTGATGTCTAAGGAGCAAAATAAATATACAGAAGGAGAGATCAAGATAGTGGAAACAGGAACTATTGTTTCAGTTATAGATTATTCAGTCACAGATAACAAACATGAACAAATTACGGAACACAGCAATGAAGGATCATACAAGGAAAACACAGATAACAAACATGAACAAAATATGGAACCCAGCAATGAAGGATCATACAAGGAAAACAAGTTTGAGGACAACAAAAGCCATGAGAAAGCACTTTCTGAATTATCCTCATCTTTGCCAGATCCTGTTGCAACTTTGAGTATAGATATGGTGAACAAATcagaagatttaaatgaaacaCAAAAAAGTGAAGAACAGATAACCGTAGAATGTGAAGATTCAGATAGTGAAACCAATGCATTAAAAGATAATGACATCAATGGGAAAAGATTTTTCACATTGTCCTCAAATTTATTGGATCCTGTTGATACAGCTAGTAAAGAAATGATGAAGGAAACAGAAACAAGAAAAACGGCAGGAGAAAGTGAACTTCTCATTGATGATCAAATCAAAGATGATACAGCTAGTAAAGAAATGACGAAGGAAACAGAAACAAGAAAAACTGCAGGAGAAAGTGAACTTTTCACTGATGATCAAATCAAAGATGTGCCAGATGCAACCATGTCTGAGGAGGAACAAGCATATGAGATAAATTTAGAAACAGCACCACCTGCACCTCTAACAGAACCATCTGATGTGAATAATAACTTGATCCCGCCACATCTT GGCTCCCAAATCAAACTGATAAAACTACTGTCACGGTATTTGAGCTAG